One Pigmentibacter ruber genomic window, CATTACCTGGTCTTCCAGTAATAATGATTTCAAATTCAGATGATTTAGATTTACCTGCAAGAGTTATCAGAGCTGGTGCGGATATGTTTTGTCCTAAATTAAAAGACTCTTTTTCTTTAACCAAAACAATTGGTGCAGCTGCTTTACAAGCTACAATTATTCGCAAATTAAAAATAATGGAATTTGATTCTAGATTTTCAAAAGAAATATATTTGCAAAAACAAACATCTGATGCTTTTGAGCATTCAATGCGGAGAAAAGAGGAAAGGCTGCTTATATGTGGTGCTCCTGGGACTGGAAAAACAATCGCCTGCCAATTATTTGCACATCAATATTTAAAACAAAACTACGGTAGTCTCTCTCGAAATATTGTTTATCACGATTGCGCTTCAAAATCAGATGATGTGAATTCTACAATGCTTTTTGGTGATGCAAAAATGATTGGAAACACATTACAATTGAGTTTATTTGAAAGAGCGGTAGGTGGGGTGCTTGTATTAGATAATTTGCATGCCTTGTCAGAAGAAAATCAAAATAAATTAAAAAGTATTTTTGATTCTGAATTCGTTCCTTCAGTGTTAGGTGATGGTAATTTATCAATTAGTCTGATTAAATTTGTAGGAACCTATTGCACTGATTATCAAAAGAAAATTGTTCCAGGTTTTTTGGAAGCCTATGCACATAGAGAAATAGATCTCCCCTCCATTTCTGATTTAAATCAAGAATTAACAAAAGTGATTCAATTTATTTTTGAAAATCTTTCACAATCAAGCGAAGATCTTAAAATTTCTGCGAGTGCTGAAGTAATTGGGAAAATTCTAGACTTAGCAGCAAATCATTCATTTCCAGCTAATTTTAGAACTCTTCACCAAATCATAGAAAATGCTTTATCTAGAGCACTAGCTGATCAACGCAGTCAAATTTATCCTTCTGACATCGAAATAATAGGAAGTATGCGCGCATCACCCCAAGAAACAACTACAAATCCTTCTGGCGCAGTGAAAAGTTACGGAGATGTTTTAGAAGGAAGATTTGGTGAGGCTTTACTCAAATTTATTGCTGCTGGTGAAAATTTTGATGAAGCAAAAGATGTTTTACGAAAAATAATGATAAATGTTGCTTCAAAAAAATATGGTGGTAATAAATCTAAAATCGCTTCAGCATTAGGCATTTCTCGCCAAAGTCTTTATGACCACGAAGAATCAGAATAATGATATAAACTTTGTGCTGAAAGATGAAAAAATAATTAATTTAGGTACTATCATGAGGTTATGTAAATAAAATCATGAAGGATACTTTAAAATGAGAAAATTAATTCCACAGTTATCTTCTCCAAGTGCTATGATTCAAGTTGGTTGGGCTAAATTAAAAAATATTCCTGGAGGAAACATTATTTTTTCTTCATTGGTATCAAAATATATTCCTTACACAGGATCAATCTCTCCCTTAGTTTTAAGTATCGAAAGCGGACAAGCGAGAGTTCTGTTAAAAGATAAGCGGGCTGTTCGCAATCATTTAAATTGTATTCATGCAATAGCCTTAGCTAATGTGGGAGAATTTTCGACAGGTCTTTGTCTTATTTCTCAATTACCTGAAACAGCAATGGCTATTTTAACAAAAATAGAAATAGAATATTTAAAGAAAGCCCGTGGCGATTTAGTTTCAGAAGCAATATATCAATATCAAGCAAATCAACAAGAAAATGAAGATCATAAAATAACTGCAAATATATTAAATACAAATAATGAAATCGTAACTAAAGTCCATGCTACGTGGCGAGTTAGAAGAAAATAAAAAAGTTATTTTTAGAAGATAAATAATACATTAAAAATAATTAATACTTTAAAGAGATGCTTAATATGAATTATGAAACGCAATTTACAAAACAAGTTGGTATCCAATACCCTATTATTTGTGGAGCTATGTATCCTTGTAGCAATCCAGAATTAATTGCTGCGGTCTCCGAAGCTGGTGGTATTGGCATTGTGCAGCCATTATCTCTAGTATTTGTGCATAAGCACGAATTTCGTGAGGGATTAAAACTAATTAAAAAATTAACAAACAAACCATTTGGTATGAATATTATTACTGAAAAATCTTCAAAAATATATGAAAATAGAATGAGAAAATATTTAGAAATAGCTCTTGAAGAAGGAGTTCGATTCTTTGTTACCTCTCTTGGCAATCCAAAATGGGTTGTTGAGCAAAGTAAATCTGTAAATGGTATTGTGTACCATGATGTAACTAATAAAAAATGGGCTGAAAAAGCATTGCATTCAGGTGTGCACGGACTCATCTGTGTGAATAACAGGGCTGGTGGGCATGCTGGTGAATTATCAGCAGAGCAAATTATAAAAGATTTAAAAGAATTCGGTGTCCCTATAATATGTGCAGGAGGTGTAGGGGATAAAATAAGTTTCAATGAAGCGCTGCAATTAGGTTATGCTGGAGTACAAATGGGAACACGTTTTATTGCAACCACTGAATGCAAAGCGCATGAAGATTACAAACAGGCTATAGTTA contains:
- a CDS encoding NAD(P)H-dependent flavin oxidoreductase; amino-acid sequence: MNYETQFTKQVGIQYPIICGAMYPCSNPELIAAVSEAGGIGIVQPLSLVFVHKHEFREGLKLIKKLTNKPFGMNIITEKSSKIYENRMRKYLEIALEEGVRFFVTSLGNPKWVVEQSKSVNGIVYHDVTNKKWAEKALHSGVHGLICVNNRAGGHAGELSAEQIIKDLKEFGVPIICAGGVGDKISFNEALQLGYAGVQMGTRFIATTECKAHEDYKQAIVKASSKDIVLTDKISGVPVSVIKTEYIERIGTKANPLARYFLRHHKFKHWMRMYYTIQAAWKLKRASLEGAGYKDYWQAGKSVDGCNAILSSKEVIQNMVSV
- a CDS encoding DUF4442 domain-containing protein, whose translation is MRKLIPQLSSPSAMIQVGWAKLKNIPGGNIIFSSLVSKYIPYTGSISPLVLSIESGQARVLLKDKRAVRNHLNCIHAIALANVGEFSTGLCLISQLPETAMAILTKIEIEYLKKARGDLVSEAIYQYQANQQENEDHKITANILNTNNEIVTKVHATWRVRRK
- a CDS encoding response regulator, with translation MVSKVFPISRWLVVDDTPEDADDIVLAIEGLGGKADTADSIKAAEKLLRKNIYDVCVVDCFYKGTNKWGIDLLPDLRSTLPGLPVIMISNSDDLDLPARVIRAGADMFCPKLKDSFSLTKTIGAAALQATIIRKLKIMEFDSRFSKEIYLQKQTSDAFEHSMRRKEERLLICGAPGTGKTIACQLFAHQYLKQNYGSLSRNIVYHDCASKSDDVNSTMLFGDAKMIGNTLQLSLFERAVGGVLVLDNLHALSEENQNKLKSIFDSEFVPSVLGDGNLSISLIKFVGTYCTDYQKKIVPGFLEAYAHREIDLPSISDLNQELTKVIQFIFENLSQSSEDLKISASAEVIGKILDLAANHSFPANFRTLHQIIENALSRALADQRSQIYPSDIEIIGSMRASPQETTTNPSGAVKSYGDVLEGRFGEALLKFIAAGENFDEAKDVLRKIMINVASKKYGGNKSKIASALGISRQSLYDHEESE